In Metarhizium brunneum chromosome 3, complete sequence, a genomic segment contains:
- the acr3 gene encoding Arsenical-resistance protein Acr3, whose protein sequence is MAEPTPNDTKQHDTERQSPACAQKTSAFKSLGWLDKFLAIWILLAMLVGILLGNFVPSTERVLQQGRWVGVSIPIAIGLLVMMYPILCNVRYETLHRILGQKALWMQVLFSIVFNWIVAPFFMLGLAWAFLPDEPDLRNGLILVGLGRCIAMVLIWNGLAGGDAEYCAILVAINSMLQMVLFAPMAVFFIRVIGRPDSDDVAVQYSVVATSVGVFLGIPLGTAIVTRLALRHLAGEKWYNDIFMKLLSPWSLIGLLYTIIVLFAAQGKHVVRQIVSVVRVAAPLVVYFLVIFFVTLWVTRRLGYGYRIGCTQSFTAASNNFELAIAVAVATFGADSEQALAATVGPLIEVPVLVGLVYFVRWIGRRWKWEE, encoded by the exons atGGCCGAGCCCACGCCCAACGACACCAAGCAACACGACACGGAGAGACAATCCCCGGCATGCGCGCAAAAGACATCGGCCTTCAAGTCCCTCGGCTGGCTGGACAAGTTCCTCGCCATATGGATCCTTCTCGCCATGCTCGTCGGCATACTGCTGGGGAACTTTGTGCCCAGCACCGAGAGGGTTCTCCAGCAGGGACGCTGGGTCGGGGTGTCGATACCAATCG CAATCGGGTTGTTGGTCATGATGTACCCCATCCTGTGTAATGTGCGGTACGAAACGCTGCACAGGATTCTGGGGCAAAAGGCCCTCTGGATGCAGGTCCTCTTCAGCATCGTCTTCAACTGGATCGTCGCACCGTTCTTCATG CTCGGCCTGGCATGGGCTTTTCTCCCCGACGAACCAGATCTCCGCAATGGCCTCATTCTCGTCGGTCTTGGCCGCTGTATTGCCATGGTGCTTATATGGAATGGCCTTGCGGGTGGCGACGCCGAGTACTGCGCCATCTTGGTCGCCATCAATTCCATGCTGCAGATGGTCCTGTTCGCGCCCATGGCTGTGTTCTTTATCCGTGTCATTGGACGCCCAGACAGTGACGACGTGGCCGTACAATACTCTGTTGTCGCAACGAGCGTGGGCGTGTTTCTGGGCATCCCTCTCGGCACGGCAATCGTCACCCGCCTTGCCTTGCGGCATCTAGCCGGCGAGAAGTGGTACAACGACATCTTTATGAAGCTCCTGTCGCCATGGTCCCTGATCGGGCTGCTGTACACGATTATTGTGTTGTTTGCCGCCCAGGGAAAGCATGTCGTGCGGCAGATTGTGAGTGTTGTGCGTGTGGCCGCTCCGCTGGTAGTGTAtttcctcgtcatcttctttgTTACGCTATGGGTGACGAGGAGACTGGGGTATGGCTACCGCATTGGATGCACGCAGAGTTTCACGGCTGCCAGCAACAACTTCGAGCTAGCCATCGCGGTGGCGGTTGCAACCTTTGGGGCGGATAGTGAGCAggcgttggcggcgacggttGGGCCTCTGATCGAGGTTCCTGTCTTGGTTGGGCTAGTGTATTTCGTGAGATGGATTGGACGGCGGTGGAAATGGGAGGAGTaa
- the SLX1 gene encoding Structure-specific endonuclease subunit SLX1, with product MSHIAKPLPALYTVYVLRSTVRHASLYIGSTPNPPRRLKQHNGESKGGAARTSRDNLRPWEMIVLVSGFPSMVAALKFEWALTNPHLSLHIPDETRVSISTQRKKNGMPRRPLHSLKSITSNIHLLTGVPSFVRWPLNVHFLAREAYTAWESRIQATQEPSRDGLEILTDFASSSSSGGINALPVDYSPMAEYVVKAHNVVNFEQEGNCVHCAEELESGKGLHGMCPNDKCEAMGHLDCWGKHALSGENTTHIIPDRCSCPSCGAPVRWGDMVKELSLRVRGNKDVQKLVKAAEKAKKIAAI from the exons ATGAGTCATATCGCAAAGCCTCTTCCGGCGTTATACACGGTCTACGTCCTTCGCTCAACCGTAAGACACGCGTCTCTGTACATTGGCTCAACACCGAACCCGCCACGTCGTCTGAAGCAACACAATGGCGAGTCTAAAGGTGGCGCGGCGCGCACATCGCGTGATAATCTGCGCCCTTGGGAAATGATCGTCTTGGTTTCTGGGTTTCCTAGTATGGTTGCGGCGCTCAAATTCGA GTGGGCATTGACAAATCCCCATCTTTCTTTACACATCCCCGATGAAACACGTGTGAGCATTTCAAcacaaagaaagaagaatGGCATGCCAAGACGGCCACTGCACAGCTTGAAGTCGATCACGTCGAACATCCATCTGCTTACGGGTGTGCCGAGTTTTGTGAGGTGGCCACTGAATGTGCATTTTCTTGCAAGGGAAGCCTATACTGCGTGGGAGTCTAGGATACAAGCCACGCAGGAACCTAGTCGAGACGGCCTTGAGATTCTTACCGATTTTGcttcttcgtcatcttcgGGGGGCATTAACGCATTGCCGGTGGATTATAGCCCGATGGCGGAATATGTGGTCAAGGCGCACAATGTGGTGAACTTTGAGCAAGAGGGCAACTGCGTTCACTGTGCAGAAGAGCTCGAGTCAGGAAAGGGCCTGCACGGCATGTGTCCAAACGACAAATGCGAAGCCatgggacatctggactgtTGGGGCAAGCATGCACTCTCTGGAGAAAATACCACCCACATTATACCTGATCGATGCTCATGCCCGTCATGTGGGGCGCCTGTCAGATGGGGTGATATGGTGAAGGAACTGAGTTTGCGTGTGCGTGGAAACAAGGATGTTCAGAAACTGGTCAAGGCGGCagagaaggcgaagaagataGCTGCAATATAG
- the EAPA_3 gene encoding Endothiapepsin: MQTFGSFLVSLVVASSLATALPTTPSSTPAGNASVTAKHNANFTRSGPAALAKAYRKFGKPVPVDVTNALNRQSSKRTTGSDPNSPQQYDIEYLAPVQIGTPAQTLNLDFDTGSSDLWVFSSLTPSSQVNGQTLYNPSKSSTAQSLSGSTWSITYGDGSSSSGVVYTDAVTVGGLTVNAQAVEAAKQVSAQFSQDAASSGLLGLAFSSINTVKPTKQKTFFDSAKPALDSALFTADLKHGADGKYNFGYIDSTAYTGSIAYTPVDSSQGFWGFTSKGYAVGGGSLNTASTSGIADTGTTLLLLPSTIVSAYYAKVSGAKYNSSQGGYTFACSQSLPSFSFGVSGATVTVPGAYLNYAPTDSTGRTCFGGLQSSSGIGINIFGDIALKSAFVVFDGGNNRLGWAAKAL; this comes from the exons ATGCAGACCTTTGGTTCATTCCTCGTCTCCCTCGTCGTGGCAAGCAGCCTCGCCACTGCGCTTCCCACAACCCCTTCTTCCACGCCTGCTGGAAACGCTTCCGTCACGGCAAAGCACAACGCAAACTTCACACGCAGCGGCCCTGcggccctggccaaggcctACAGGAAGTTTGGCAAGCCTGTCCCCGTCGACGTGACCAACGCCCTCAACCgccagagcagcaagaggacCACGGGCTCGGATCCCAACTCTCCCCAGCAATATGACATCGAGTACTTGGCCCCCGTGCAAATCGGCACACCCGCCCAGACTCTGAACCTGGACTTTGATACAGGCTCCAGCGATCTCTGGGTCTTCAGCAGCTTGACCCCTTCCTCGCAGGTCAATGGCCAGACGTTGTACAACCCAAGCAAGAGCTCGACCGCCCAGTCTCTCAGCGGATCTACCTGGAGCATCACGtacggcgacggcagcagcTCCAGTGGCGTCGTCTACACCGACGCAGTCACCGTCGGTGGCTTGACGGTGAATgcccaggccgtcgaggctgccaagCAGGTGTCTGCCCAGTTCTCGCAGGACGCGGCCTCGTCCGGGCTTCTCGGGCTGGCCTTTAGCTCCATCAACACGGTCAAGCCCACCAAGCAAAAGACCTTTTTCGACAGTGCAAAGCCCGCTTTGGACTCTGCTCTCTTTACTGCCGACTTGAAGCACGGAGCCG ACGGCAAATACAACTTTGGTTACATCGACAGCACCGCCTACACCGGGTCCATTGCGTATACGCCCGTCGACAGCAGCCAGGGCTTCTGGGGCTTCACGTCAAAGGGCTACGccgtgggcggcggcagcctgaacacggcgtcgacgtcgggcATTGCCGATACCGGCACCACGCTGCTCTTGCTTCCCAGTACCATCGTCAGCGCGTACTACGCCAAGGTCAGCGGCGCCAAGTACAACAGCTCGCAGGGCGGCTACACGTTTGCCTGCAGCCAGAGCCTGCCTAGCTTTTCGTTTGGCGTTTCCGGCGCCACTGTCACCGTCCCGGGGGCGTACCTCAACTACGCGCCTACCGATAGCACCGGGAGGACGTGCTTCGGGGGCCTGCAGAGCAGCTCGGGCATTGGGATCAACATCTTTGGCGACATTGCGCTCAAGTctgcctttgttgtttttgaCGGCGGAAACAATCGCCTGGGATGGGCTGCCAAGGCGTTGTAG
- the taf11 gene encoding Transcription initiation factor TFIID subunit 11, which yields MASPPYTTSPLAMSPPNPSPAQLPNKKRSSALDVNAPPIKRRKASNLSQSSAPAHPLRQTSFPPEAGSPYARSPSVDATSIVSGSAVSTTASGATKKKRGRKSKNAKGEEVEGTPSLVGGKAPTNVSGQGGDKEAEDDDDDDENGEMALEDSGARTQEQKQEEIRLRAMLVEAFDSEQYNRYELWRAAKLSDAVVKRVVNATVSQSVPQMVSTAVKAVAKLFAGEIIEAARNVQGEWISAGEKQTDLPTPPPSTDDADKDDEAGEAEQSEVKRGPMRPDHLREAWRRYKLTGESRGVGVQQLWHAQQGSGVERFSTRTRKRLFQ from the exons ATGGCTTCGCCGCCTTACACCACCtcgcccttggccatgtcaccGCCGAATCCATCGCCGGCACAGCTTCCCAACAAGAAGCGATCGTCTGCTCTCGATGTCAATGCTCCCCCCATCAAGCGCCGAAAGGCCTCCAACCTGTCCCAGTCTTCAGCGCCTGCCCATCCCCTACGGCAGACTTCTTTCCCCCCTGAAGCCGGATCACCGTACGCGCGATCCCCATCCGTTGATGCTACGTCTATTGTGAGTGGCAGTGCCGTCAGCACAACCGCCAGCGGGgccaccaagaagaagagaggacGCAAGTCCAAAAATGCAAAGGGCGAAGAGGTTGAAGGCACGCCGAGTCTAGTTGGTGGCAAAGCGCCCACCAACGTGAGCGGACAGGGCGGGGACAAGGAGgccgaagatgatgacgatgacgacgagaaTGGAGAAATGGCGCTGGAAGACTCTGGTGCGCGCACTCAGGAACAGAAACAGGAAGAAATCCGGCTGAGAGCCATGCTGGTGGAGGCCTTTGACAGCGAGCAATACAACCGATACGAGCTATGGCGAGCGGCAAAGCTGTCAGATGCAGTCGTCAAGAGG GTAGTCAATGCGACGGTCTCACAGTCGGTGCCGCAGATGGTCAGCACAGCTGTAAAGGCAGTTGCCAAGCTGTTTGCCGGTGAGATTATTGAGGCAGCCCGAAACGTCCAAGGCGAATGGATTTCTGCTGGTGAGAAGCAGACGGACctgccaacgccgccgccgtcaacagACGATGcggacaaggacgacgaggcagggGAGGCAGAGCAGTCCGAGGTCAAGCGCGGCCCGATGCGACCTGACCACCTGCGGGAGGCATGGCGACGGTACAAGCTGACCGGGGAGAGCCGAGGTGTGGGAGTGCAGCAGCTGTGGCACGCGCAACAGGGCAGCGGCGTGGAGAGATTctcgacaaggacaagaaagcGATTGTTTCAATGA
- the Kdm5d gene encoding Lysine-specific demethylase 5D, with product MAPMSTATMTTPGANSANVSSRNSPATGSSATQASSRPKRKVNTNGYHPANSQIPLSSMASIGLDLTSVERRGQPTAVRESLQKKSRPHGISEAPTYCPTEEEWRDPLEYMKKITPEASQYGICKIIPPDSWNPDFAIDTEKFHFRTRKQELNSVEGSTRASLTYLDGLSKFHKQQGSNLHRLPYVDKKPLDLYRLKKAVESRGGFDKVCKLKKWAEIGRDLGYSGKIMSSLSTSLKNSYQRWLCPYEEYLRLAKPGVHQQLEQEYGGPLTPSPAHTPAKKSHVNTPSSVKGDSPARQASDVLQGSLNGLKRETDRDTPMLDAPPPAPTSAATGGFKAINTNGFTPVNAASKSANSESRSFTPDLKRLGSPATSASNTPDARSGLNPAASVKRQVGDSNDTTKKDVDTDMEDGESSSRRSKRLKREPVPTVAGSHMTPFRPSIPRIPKDETMAAGERCENCGRGESNGALLVCESCDNAYHGPCLDPPVKRKPDAEWNCPRCLVGDGQFGFEEGGLYSLKQFQQKANDFKQGYFEKKMPFDHTLNCLRPVTEEDVETEFWRLVADLEETVEVEYGADIHCTTHGSGFPTLEKNPNNPYASDPWNLNILPLHPESLFRHIKSDISGMTVPWVYVGMIFSTFCWHNEDHYAYSANYQHFGATKTWYGIPGEDAEKFEAAMREAVPELFETQPDLLFQLVTLLTPEQLKKAGVRVYALDQRAGQFVITFPQAYHAGFNHGFNFNEAVNFAPSDWEPFGLAGVERLQLFRKQPCFSHDELLWTAADGNAATGLSIQTAKWLGPALDCIRKREQEQRAEFLAKHIEASPHKCPISGPGEEGCGCPLTFKIKERDVLEEEEQCCTYCKAFAFLSRFKCGRTGKTVCIMHAGHHPCCDLAEEQRFAGEDHALIYRVTDETMAETYEKVVDKARTPELWEEKYAKMLDEETSPSLKSLRALLHEGERVPFDLPSLLILKEFVDRCNDWVEEATNYIVRKQQNRRKNEKAWQSSMRKSIGSAYQDQKERESRNVSNIYRLLREAEHIGFECPEIGQLQERATAIKEFQLNAARTLENTATVSMETIEELLEEGRSFNVDTPEVDRLSRVLEQMRWNQKARSSRGLFLSLKDVTELIEDGKRLEVPSYNDHLKFYSDQKLAGETWEAKAKELIHAAIVHYPQLEALSNQVQANALPVSQETLAEVDRILHKQREAHRQIMDITERCRNTNFRKRPKYAEVVDIIRNVDELNSKPTGTIDLENERKRHEDWMRRGKKLFGKSNAPLHILKSHLEYVLERNMDCFDVDNDTPRQPAEPVSREVTPEQTGNRFDDRTRQVFCICRKVEAGMMIECELCHEWYHYKCLKIARGKVKEDDKYTCPICDWRMKIPRDAARPKLEDLINLTDEIPQLPFQPEEEDVLNRIIDNAQYFRDHIARLCHPLLSTEAEVETQRFFLRKLEGAEVLLSYETNFFRQELHKWCPVAPEAPPILEVSLSTRKPRPTKLQKMLAEYGVDNPDDLPEHAKGKANSLRRKAANAEAAAAAAQSPSGPLLPPSSSSAYGGPTFCIGSGGNADSGTSPREHPSHAGVSSSEKQTRTKPMDVDSGLQPGLLGPRGPVFTNNLALSLEDGLLRGLPEEEVDLESDIGKSRALEILGRTDRGRQDAEHIWGPDVWAPKRGSISKTRRSITPIDVDETSRRDEGSVDQMFKEMTNQEDDEDGKKKDDNNNTTETVTAESLESERNDLDAMIDGE from the exons ATGGCACCAATGTCGACGGCCACAATGACAACCCCCGGTGCAAATAGCGCCAATGTCAGTTCTCGCAATTCGCCTGCCACCGGATCGTCGGCGACCCAGGCATCGTCAAGACCGAAGCGTAAAGTGAACACGAATGGCTACCATCCCGCCAATTCGCAGATCCCTCTGAGCTCTATGGCCAGCATAGGACTGGATCTGACCTCGGTCGAACGCCGCGGCCAGCCGACGGCGGTGCGCGAGTCTCTTCAGAAAAAGTCACGCCCGCATGGCATATCCGAAGCCCCTACCTACTGTCCGACCGAAGAGGAGTGGCGGGATCCCTTGGAGTATATGAAGAAGATCACGCCAGAGGCCTCGCAGTATGGTATATGCAAGATTATCCCGCCAGACTCATGGAACCCTGATTTTGCCATTGACACAGAG AAATTTCATTTCCGAACTCGAAAGCAGGAGCTTAATTCTGTAGAAGGCA GCACTCGAGCCAGCCTCACCTATCTTGATGGCCTCTCCAAATTTCACAAACAGCAAGGCAGCAATTTACACCGATTGCCATATGTCGATAAAAAACCACTAGACTTGTACCGCTTGAAAAAGGCCGTCGAATCCCGCGGCGGCTTTGATAAGGTCTGCAAATTGAAGAAATGGGCAGAAATTGGACGAGATTTAGGCTACAGTGGCAAGATTATGTCATCGCTTTCAACTTCCCTGAAAAATTCATATCAGCGATGGCTCTGCCCCTACGAAGAATACCTACGACTTGCCAAGCCAGGTGTGCATCAACAGCTAGAGCAAGAATACGGAGGACCATTGACTCCTAGCCCGGCGCACACGCCAGCCAAGAAGTCTCACGTCAACACTCCATCCAGTGTGAAGGGCGACTCACCAGCCAGACAGGCTTCAGATGTCTTGCAGGGAAGTTTAAATGGCTTAAAAAGAGAGACTGACCGCGACACTCCCATGCTTGATGCCCCTCCACCAGCTCCCACATCTGCTGCGACGGGAGGGTTCAAGGCCATCAATACCAACGGATTCACTCCAGTGAACGCTGCTTCGAAATCTGCCAACAGTGAGAGCAGAAGCTTCACACCAGATCTCAAGCGACTGGGTAGCCCGGCGACCTCTGCTAGCAATACACCTGACGCCCGGTCTGGCCTGAATCCGGCTGCCTCCGTCAAACGTCAAGTTGGAGACTCGAACGACACGACCAAGAAGGATGTAGACACTGACATGGAAGATGGTgaaagcagcagcaggcgtAGCAAGCGCCTCAAACGGGAACCCGTGCCCACGGTTGCTGGGTCTCACATGACACCTTTCCGGCCATCCATTCCACGAATTCCAAAGGACGAGACCATGGCTGCAGGAGAGAGGTGTGAAAATTGCGGCCGTGGAGAGAGTAACGGAGCTCTTCTCGTCTGTGAATCATGTGATAATGCTTATCATGGACCCTGTCTGGACCCTCCAGTGAAGCGCAAGCCTGATGCAGAGTGGAATTGCCCGAGGTGTCTCGTGGGCGATGGCCAGTTTGGCTTCGAAGAGGGCGGTCTTTACTCGCTGAAACAGTTTCAACAGAAAGCAAATGACTTCAAGCAGGGCTATTTTGAAAAGAAGATGCCATTCGATCACACGCTTAACTGCCTTCGGCCTGTCACCGAGGAAGATGTTGAAACTGAGTTCTGGAGGCTGGTTGCAGACCTGGAAGAAACCGTGGAAGTGGAATATGGTGCAGATATTCATTGTACTACGCATGGTTCGGGTTTTCCGACCCTGGAGAAGAACCCAAATAACCCGTATGCCTCTGATCCATGGAATCTCAACATTCTGCCCCTTCATCCTGAGAGCCTCTTCCGTCACATCAAGTCAGACATTTCCGGCATGACCGTGCCTTGGGTATACGTAGGCATGATATTTTCCACTTTCTGCTGGCATAACGAGGATCATTATGCCTACTCCGCCAACTACCAGCACTTTGGAGCAACGAAGACGTGGTACGGCATTCCGGGAGAGGACGCAGAGAAGTTTGAGGCCGCCATGAGGGAAGCTGTTCCCGAGTTGTTTGAAACGCAGCCAGATCTGTTGTTCCAGCTTGTCACATTGCTAACCCCAGAACAATTGAAGAAAGCGGGTGTGAGGGTCTACGCTCTTGACCAACGTGCCGGACAATTTGTTATTACATTTCCCCAGGCATACCATGCCGGGTTCAATCACGGGTTCAATTTCAATGAAGCAGTGAATTTCGCACCATCTGATTGGGAACCGTTCGGACTTGCAGGAGTCGAACGACTCCAACTTTTCAGGAAACAACCATGCTTCTCGCACGACGAACTTCTATGGACCGCTGCAGATGGAAATGCAGCAACCGGCTTATCAATACAGACTGCCAAGTGGCTGGGACCTGCATTGGATTGCATTCGAAAACGCGAACAGGAACAACGAGCCGAGTTCCTTGCTAAACACATAGAAGCCTCTCCTCACAAGTGTCCCATTAGCGGCCCTGGGGAAGAGGGCTGTGGCTGTCCCCTGACCTTCAAAATCAAAGAGCGTGACGTTCTCGAGGAGGAAGAACAGTGTTGTACTTACTGCAAAGCGTTTGCATTTTTATCCAGGTTCAAATGCGGACGGACCGGCAAAACCGTCTGCATCATGCATGCAGGGCACCACCCATGTTGCGACCTTGCCGAAGAGCAACGTTTCGCTGGCGAAGACCACGCCTTGATTTACAGAGTCACTGACGAGACCATGGCGGAGACGTATGAAAAGGTCGTTGATAAAGCGCGGACGCCGGAACTGTGGGAAGAAAAGTACGCCAAAATGCTTGATGAAGAAACCAGCCCGTCGCTAAAATCTCTTCGAGCCCTACTCCACGAAGGCGAACGGGTCCCCTTCGATCTTCCGTCCCTACTCATTCTAAAAGAATTCGTCGATCGATGCAACGATTGGGTTGAAGAGGCTACGAACTATATTGTGCGCAAACAGCAAAACCGTCGCAAGAACGAAAAGGCGTGGCAGAGCAGCATGCGCAAATCAATTGGAAGCGCATATCAAGACCAAAAAGAGCGTGAGTCCCGCAACGTGAGCAACATTTATCGCCTGCTTCGTGAGGCAGAGCACATTGGATTTGAATGTCCCGAAATCGGGCAACTGCAGGAGCGAGCTACAGCCATAAAGGAATTTCAGCTCAACGCAGCCCGTACCCTCGAGAATACAGCTACCGTCTCAATGGAGACTATCGAAGAGTTGCTTGAGGAAGGCCGGAGCTTCAATGTGGACACCCCTGAAGTCGATCGTCTCTCCAGGGTCCTGGAGCAGATGCGGTGGAATCAGAAAGCTAGGTCTAGCCGCGGCTTGTTTTTGTCCTTGAAAGATGTTACCGAGCTCATTGAAGATGGCAAGCGACTTGAGGTCCCCAGTTATAACGACCATCTCAAGTTTTATTCTGACCAAAAGCTCGCTGGAGAGACTTGggaagccaaggcaaaggAGCTAATCCACGCCGCCATCGTGCACTACCCGCAGCTCGAGGCTCTTTCCAACCAAGTTCAGGCAAACGCCCTCCCCGTGTCTCAGGAAACCCTTGCGGAAGTCGATAGGATCCTGCATAAGCAGCGCGAGGCACATCGCCAGATTATGGACATCACTGAGCGCTGTCGGAACACCAATTTCAGGAAGAGGCCCAAGTATGCAGAGGTCGTGGACATCATAAGGAACGTTGATGAGCTTAACTCGAAACCAACCGGCACAATTGACCTAGAAAATGAGCGTAAGCGCCATGAAGATTGGATGCGTAGGGGGAAGAAATTGTTCGGAAAATCGAATGCCCCTCTCCATATTCTGAAAAGCCATCTCGAGTATGTCCTGGAACGCAATATGGACTGCTTTGACGTGGACAACGACACACCACGCCAGCCTGCTGAGCCAGTTTCTCGAGAGGTAACCCCTGAACAGACGGGGAACCGTTTCGACGACCGCACGAGACAAGTTTTTTGCATTTGTCGAAAGGTCGAGGCTGGTATGATGATTGAGTGCGAGCTGTGCCATGAGTG GTATCATTATAAGTGCTTAAAGATTGCCcgtggcaaggtcaaggaagaCGACAAGTACACATGCCCAATTTGCGATTGGCGAATGAAGATTCCTCGCGACGCAGCCCGCCCAAAGCTGGAGGACCTTATTAATCTAACGGATGAGATTCCTCAATTGCCATTTCagccggaggaggaggatgtgCTAAACCGCATTATTGACAATGCGCAATACTTCCGCGACCATATTGCACGGCTATGTCATCCACTCCTTTCGACTGAAGCCGAGGTGGAGACACAGCGGTTCTTTCTTCGAAAACTTGAAGGCGCCGAAGTACTCCTCTCATACGAGACCAATTTCTTTCGCCAGGAGTTGCACAAGTGGTGTCCTGTCGCTCCGGAGGCGCCGCCCATTCTCGAGGTCTCTCTTAGCACACGCAAACCACGTCCTACCAAGCTACAGAAGATGTTGGCCGAGTACGGTGTAGACAACCCCGACGACTTACCCGAGCATGCCAAAGGAAAAGCGAACAGCTTACGACGCAAAGCGGCAAATGCTGAAGCGGCCGCAGCGGCAGCACAAAGTCCTAGCGGACCACTGTTGCCCCCGTCTAGCAGCTCTGCATATGGTGGGCCGACATTCTGTATAGGATCAGGCGGAAACGCCGACTCGGGCACCTCCCCACGCGAACATCCGAGTCACGCTGGTGTCTCATCCAGCGAGAAGCAGACCAGAACCAAGCCTATGGATGTGGATAGCGGCCTGCAGCCCGGGCTCCTCGGCCCCAGGGGCCCCGTTTTTACTAACAATTTGGCTTTAAGCTTGGAAGACGGGCTACTTCGAGGCCTGCCAGAAGAGGAGGTTGACCTAGAGAGCGATATTGGTAAGAGCAGGGCTCTTGAAATACTCGGACGTACAGACAGGGGCCGGCAAGATGCAGAGCATATATggggtccagatgtctgggCCCCTAAGCGAGGTTCAATAAGCAAGACCAGACGCTCAATCACCCCAATCGATGTTGATGAGACTTCCAGGAGGGATGAGGGGAGCGTTGATCAAATGTTCAAAGAAATGACGAatcaagaagatgacgaagatggcaagaagaaggacgacaacaacaatacAACAGAAACCGTGACAGCAGAATCTCTCGAAAGTGAAAGAAATGACCTCGATGCAATGATAGATGGAGAATAG
- the sap61 gene encoding Pre-mRNA-splicing factor sap61 encodes MYVLEEQRYIHEDLERLEQGIADRVREEPKPIRDRLNRDHEIAQLLDQIQRQSSSLLNLYKDENGTRAGELQELNTGDPFDAFYKQLGDIREHHARYPNEQAENSEQRYKQKRGDPSAPVATVVDTIFSGEEAFGRFFDLHTCYDSFSNLPNVKRLTYLQYLEYFDNFAAGYGGVKRGDKMTDQYFNYVGELAQYLEDFMRKTRPLENPDNILSGFDEEFGKLWEKDEIEGWQIESATNGSKATLTDAEAIWCEDCEKEFKNENVYKNHLTGRKHIKAAEQRKQRQQDAAAGSADSKSVVVSSARLKERAIAEREYRVKKMASLMNTERSDTRVNVERKQGMTKREREQELENLLNASDTPREAAEDGEGEGDDDEDKIYNPLKVPLGWDGKPIPFWLYRLHGLGVEFPCEICGNYVYKGRRAFEKHFNESRHIYNLKCLGITNPTLFRDITKMDEAVKLWEKMQKEKKKSKLDEGSVVQMEDGEGNVMPEKVYYDLQKQGLL; translated from the exons ATGTATGTTTTAGAAGAGCAAAGATACATTCATGAAGATCTTGAACGCCTGGAACAAGGCATCGCTGATCGCGTTCGCGAGGAGCCAAAGCCT attCGCGACCGACTAAACCGAGACCATGAAATTGCCCAACTCCTCGACCAGATCCAGAGACAGTCAAGTAGCCTGTTGAACCTGTACAAAGACGAGAACGGAACCCGAGCAGGAGAACTCCAAGAACTCAACACTGGCGATCCCTTTGATGCATTTTACAAACAACTTGGCGACATTCGTGAGCACCATGCCAGATATCCCAACGAGCAAGCGGAAAACTCGGAACAAAGATATAAGCAAAAGAGAGGCGACCCGTCCGCGCCTGTCGCGACGGTTGTGGACACAATTTTCTCCGGAGAAGAAGCATTTGGGCGATTCTTCGACTTGCATACATGTTATGACTCATTTTCAAATCTACCCAACGTCAAGCGACTTACATATTTGCAATATTTGGAGTATTTTGACAATTTTGCTGCTGGGTATGGTGGAGTCAAACGAGGCGACAAGATGACGGATCAGTATTTCAACTATGTTGGAGAACTTGCGCAATACCTCGAAGATTTCATGCGAAAAACGCGCCCTCTAGAGAATCCGGACAACATTTTATCAGGCTTTGACGAAGAGTTCGGCAAGCTTTGGGAGAAGGATGAGATTGAGGGCTGGCAGATCGAGTCAGCAACAAACGGCTCAAAAGCGACTCTGACCGACGCCGAGGCTATCTGGTGCGAGGACTGCGAGAAGGAGTTTAAAAACGAAAACGTGTACAAGAACCACCTAACTGGGCGAAAACACATCAAGGCAGCTGAGCAACGTAAACAACGGCAGCAAGATGCTGCGGCGGGGTCAGCAGATTCGAAATCAGTTGTCGTTTCATCGGCAAGATTAAAGGAGAGGGCCATTGCCGAGCGTGAATACCGAGTCAAAAAGATGGCTAGCTTGATGAATACGGAACGAAGCGATACCCGCGTCAACGTCGAACGAAAACAAGGCATGACAAAACGCGAACGAGAACAGGAACTTGAAAATCTTCTCAACGCTTCCGACACGCCACGAGAAGCCGCTGAAGACGGTGAAggagagggcgacgacgacgaagacaagATCTACAACCCTCTCAAAGTTCCATTAGGCTGGGACGGCAAGCCGATCCCCTTTTGGCTGTACCGACTGCACGGGTTGGGCGTAGAGTTTCCCTGCGAGATTTGCGGCAACTACGTGTACAAGGGCCGACGAGCATTCGAGAAGCATTTCAACGAGTCTCGCCATATTTACAACCTCAAATGTCTCGGCATTACCAATCCGACCCTATTCCGGGACATCACCAAGAtggacgaggccgtcaagctttgggagaagatgcagaaagagaaaaagaagtcGAAGCTGGATGAAGGCAGTGTCGTGCAAATGGAGGACGGAGAGGGCAACGTGATGCCCGAAAAAGTGTACTATGATCTACAAAAGCAAGGGTTGCTGTAA